A genomic stretch from uncultured Pseudodesulfovibrio sp. includes:
- a CDS encoding cation:proton antiporter: protein MHLDPLVIIFAFGFGYLASRFGLPPLVGYLVAGFALSTQGYTSGPAIQGIADIGVTILLFTIGLKLKVKNLLKPEVWAGASLHMLITVALFSAGLMGLAAYGVVLFADLDLKTALLIAFALSFSSTVFAVKILEESGRSSSLNGRTAIGVLVIQDIFAVLFLTFSTGKIPSAWAIVVIASLPIARWVFMRILNRIGHSELQVLFGFFLAFVAGAWAFNFVGLKADLGALIMGMLLAPHARASDLASALYSIKDFLLIGFFLEIGLAGLPSLDTLNAALLLVLAAPIKVALFFFLFTRFRLKARTSFITSLNLANYSEFGLIVGGLAVNNGWIDRNWLLAIAVALAISFVIASPFNKMADLIFEKAHRFLNLFETVERHQDEEQYEVGTWQILVIGMGRVGVGAYDYFTDKYGPVVLGIDFNADTVDVLLEKGKQVSLADVTDPDLWYKIPTSGGMVRLVILTLPNLTSQLYVIKKLKERNFPGEIAAMATYDDEIEVLREAGVNTSYNVFAEAGLGLASHICKEMDISGIESKKTKEA, encoded by the coding sequence ATGCACCTTGATCCACTCGTCATTATATTTGCCTTCGGTTTCGGATATTTGGCAAGCCGCTTCGGACTGCCGCCGTTAGTAGGATATCTCGTCGCAGGGTTCGCGCTGTCAACGCAGGGCTACACATCGGGACCGGCTATCCAAGGGATAGCCGACATAGGCGTCACCATTCTGCTCTTTACCATCGGTCTCAAACTCAAAGTCAAGAACCTCCTTAAGCCTGAGGTTTGGGCCGGCGCATCCTTACACATGCTCATCACTGTGGCTCTGTTCTCAGCAGGATTAATGGGATTAGCTGCATATGGCGTGGTTTTATTTGCTGACCTAGACCTGAAAACAGCTCTACTGATCGCCTTTGCGCTCAGTTTCTCATCCACCGTCTTCGCCGTAAAGATTCTTGAAGAAAGTGGCAGATCGTCTTCGCTCAATGGCAGGACAGCCATCGGAGTCCTGGTTATTCAGGACATCTTTGCCGTGCTATTTCTCACTTTTTCCACAGGCAAGATCCCGTCCGCATGGGCAATCGTCGTTATAGCCTCACTGCCCATAGCTCGTTGGGTGTTCATGCGTATACTCAACCGCATCGGTCACAGTGAATTACAGGTCCTGTTCGGCTTTTTCCTGGCATTCGTGGCCGGGGCGTGGGCCTTTAACTTCGTGGGGCTCAAAGCGGACCTCGGCGCACTTATCATGGGAATGCTGCTTGCCCCGCATGCCAGAGCCAGCGACCTCGCTTCCGCTCTTTATTCCATCAAGGACTTCCTGTTGATCGGTTTCTTCCTTGAAATTGGATTGGCCGGACTCCCTTCACTCGACACCCTGAATGCGGCGCTTCTGCTTGTCCTGGCAGCTCCCATCAAGGTGGCACTGTTCTTCTTCCTGTTCACCCGATTCCGTCTGAAAGCGCGGACAAGCTTTATCACATCATTGAATCTGGCCAACTACAGCGAGTTCGGCCTGATTGTAGGCGGACTGGCCGTGAACAACGGCTGGATCGACCGAAACTGGCTTCTTGCAATTGCAGTGGCTCTGGCTATCTCGTTTGTCATTGCCTCGCCTTTCAACAAGATGGCAGACCTCATTTTCGAAAAGGCACACCGTTTCTTGAACCTATTTGAAACCGTCGAACGTCACCAAGACGAAGAACAATACGAAGTTGGGACATGGCAAATCCTTGTGATAGGTATGGGACGAGTTGGTGTCGGTGCATATGACTATTTCACCGACAAGTATGGCCCCGTAGTCCTGGGCATTGATTTCAACGCCGACACTGTGGACGTGCTACTGGAAAAGGGGAAACAGGTTAGCCTTGCCGACGTCACAGACCCTGACTTATGGTACAAAATTCCCACTTCTGGAGGCATGGTCAGGCTCGTCATTCTGACTTTGCCCAACCTCACTTCGCAACTTTATGTCATTAAGAAACTCAAAGAACGAAATTTTCCTGGCGAGATCGCTGCGATGGCCACATATGATGATGAAATCGAAGTTCTCCGCGAGGCCGGAGTCAATACATCCTACAACGTTTTTGCCGAGGCCGGTCTTGGTTTAGCCTCCCACATATGCAAAGAGATGGATATTTCAGGTATCGAATCAAAAAAGACAAAAGAAGCGTAA